One stretch of Punica granatum isolate Tunisia-2019 chromosome 5, ASM765513v2, whole genome shotgun sequence DNA includes these proteins:
- the LOC116208437 gene encoding uncharacterized protein LOC116208437 produces MEGVGARLGRSSTRYGPAVVFTGRVRKWKKRWVHVSPSSAPDPSGNAKHGTANGGSNHSQIRSLNGSSVSSNGSNNGSHLLLYKWTPLSQSSNGNGNGNGNGRGGDAVSNGDDSSAAAEEPPKRRFKFVPIAVLDELKNEDLENENNDDEEAKPSDMEPGSAELNSKSNALSEKPDINDVPMEENQENNQSIRQDLNESTLDLSLG; encoded by the exons ATGGAGGGGGTCGGGGCGCGGCTCGGTCGTTCGTCGACTCGGTACGGCCCCGCCGTGGTGTTCACCGGCCGGGTCAGGAAGTGGAAGAAGCGGTGGGTGCACGTCTCACCCTCCTCCGCTCCCGATCCCTCCGGCAACGCCAAGCACGGCACCGCCAACGGCGGCAGTAACCACTCCCAGATTCGGAGCCTCAACGGCTCCTCCGTCTCGTCTAACGGCAGCAACAACGGCTCCCATCTCCTCCTCTACAAGTGGACCCCGCTGTCACAGAGCAGCAATGGCAACGGCAATGGCAATGGCAATGGCCGGGGCGGCGACGCCGTCAGCAACGGGGACGATAGCTCAGCTGCCGCAGAGGAGCCGCCGAAGCGCAGATTCAAGTTCGTTCCG ATTGCAGTTCTGGATGAGCTGAAAAACGAGGACCTAGAAAACGAGaataatgatgatgaggaaGCTAAGCCAAGCGATATGGAGCCTGGTAGTGCTGAGCTGAACTCAAAAAGTAATGCTCTTAGCGAAAAACCTGACATTAATGATGTGCCGATGGAagagaatcag